A window of the Helianthus annuus cultivar XRQ/B chromosome 4, HanXRQr2.0-SUNRISE, whole genome shotgun sequence genome harbors these coding sequences:
- the LOC110927387 gene encoding protein FAR1-RELATED SEQUENCE 3-like, producing MESQRFKRSKRDHDTRYTQPAMKTNYELEREAVKIYTRGIFFDVQEEIRLACKNCMCRREEEVGDSIKFYILQVNLPGLHEVLFTPKDMVIKCSCNRYEQYGLLCRHAFCVLRLCGIKEFPKKYVMGRWTRDVVPKKTKVSSFDQNAAGNQVERASSIVREIMTATEHIVNRLVTNMDLLSLYRDQVIESKLKVDSADLPAESLDKNARLANILRADQPCSSSSATILPPSGIRNKGCGSNKRLKSFREVSSSRISKKPKTRGCLICGGHGHNSRTCKMKTTVADSQKSS from the exons ATGGAATCTCAGAGGTTTAAACGCAGCAAACGTGATCATGATACCAGATACACACAACCTGCCATGAAAACCAATTATGAATTGGAACGGGAAGCTGTAAAGATTTATACTCGGGGGATATTTTTTGATGTTCAAGAAGAAATTCGACTTGCTTGCAAGAATTGTATGTGCAGGCGTGAAGAAGAAGTTGGTGATTCAATTAAGTTTTATATTCTACAGGTCAATCTTCCCGGCCTTCATGAG GTTCTTTTTACTCCTAAGGATATGGTAATTAAATGCAGCTGCAACCGATATGAGCAGTATGGTTTGCTATGTAGGCATGCCTTTTGTGTTCTTCGTCTTTGTGGTATAAAGGAGTTccctaaaaaatatgttatggGGCGTTGGACAAGAGATGTTGTTCCAAAAAAGACAAAAGTTTCGAGTTTTGATCAAAATGCTGCTGGTAATCAAGTTGAACGCGCTTCCAGCATTGTGCGTGAGATAATGACTGCAACTGAACATATTGTTAACCGTCTTGTTACAAATATGGACCTGTTATCGTTGTATAGAGACCAAGTGATCGAGTCGAAGTTGAAGGTTGATTCTGCTGACCTTCCTGCAGAATCACTTGACAAGAATGCAAGATTAGCTAATATTCTTCGTGCTGATCAGCCATGTTCATCGTCTTCTGCTACCATTCTTCCACCTAGTGGTATTAGAAACAAGGGGTGTGGTTCAAACAAACGCTTAAAGTcttttcgtgaggtatcatcttCAAGAATATCAAAGAAACCTAAAACTAGAGGTTGTTTGATATGTGGAGGTCATGGACATAATAGTCGGACTTGTAAGATGAAGACTACTGTTGCTGATTCCCAGAAGAGCAGTTAG
- the LOC110927386 gene encoding protein FAR1-RELATED SEQUENCE 5-like, which yields MMSTTVDGVRICPTNGNQYYTPIVPDSSKPVVGMHFQSIDSAFNFYKKYAKLSGFEGRKHTQSSKNGVVIRKYFVCAKEGSATSCAVDTVNDSVGADKKLNDRRRRPSKRTGCKAHIRMSLTPKNTYRISHVFEEHNHSFVDEEDYHLLASSRKLTFTEEQLLSDFSEMNIGPVRAFNLMRKIRGGFDKVGVTSTDCKNFKRDINLFIGEFDVDMAVQRLMKKKLYLPNFSCEFYCDEKGSLAGLFWADEEMKLNYEVFGDVMSFDATFRTNRYDLVFVPFTGIDNHHHNVTFAGSLLASETAESYKWLLQSFLKAFGVALKVVVTDQDAAMKIAIRDVFPDTRHRLCMWHIMIKVSEKVGTELSQDEVFKEDICAVVWTDALEPAQFETQWCDLMIKYNLTSNSWLSDMYNLRSD from the exons ATGATGTCTACTACTGTCGATG GAGTTCGTATCTGTCCAACTAATGGTAATCAGTATTATACTCCTATTGTTCCAGATTCTTCCAAACCTGTAGTTGGTATGCATTTCCAGTCAATTGATTCTGCCTTTAATTTCTATAAGAAGTATGCTAAGTTATCTGGGTTTGAGGGTCGAAAGCATACTCAATCTTCAAAAAATGGTGTTGTGATTAGAAAGTACTTTGTTTGTGCGAAAGAGGGTTCAGCGACATCCTGTGCTGTTGACACGGTAAATGATAGTGTTGGTGCTGATAAAAAGTTAAATGACCGAAGGAGGAGACCTTCTAAACGTACCGGATGTAAGGCACACATCCGTATGTCTTTAACTCCAAAAAATACTTATAGAATTTCTCATGTATTTGAGGAGCATAATCATTCTTTTGTTGATGAAGAGGATTATCATCTTTTAGCTTCGTCTAGAAAGTTGACATTCACTGAAGAGcaactgctttctgatttttcTGAGATGAATATTGGTCCAGTTAGGGCATTCAACCTTATGAGAAAGATTCGTGGTGGATTTGATAAGGTTGGAGTGACGTCTACTGATTGTAAAAATTTTAAAAGAGATATTAATTTGTTCATTGGAGAGTTTGATGTGGACATGGCTGTCCAACGTCTTATGAAGAAGAAGCTGTATTTGCCGAATTTTTCTTGTGAATTTTATTGTGATGAAAAAGGTTCTCTTGCTGGATTATTTTGGGCTGATGAAGAAATGAAACTGAATTATGAGGTCTTTGGGGATGTTATGTCTTTTGATGCTACGTTCCGTACGAACAG GTATGACTTGGTATTTGTTCCGTTCACTGGAATCGATAATCATCATCACAATGTCACGTTTGCTGGTTCTTTGTTAGCATCTGAAACTGCtgaatcatataaatggcttctTCAAAGTTTTTTGAAGGCTTTTGGTGTTGCACTTAAGGTGGTTGTGACTGATCAGGACGCTGCAATGAAAATTGCCATCCGAGATGTTTTCCCAGATACCAGACATCGTTTGTGTATGTGGCATATAATGATCAAAGTTTCTGAAAAG GTTGGTACTGAGCTATCACAAGATGAGGTTTTTAAAGAAGATATATGTGCTGTTGTATGGACTGATGCTCTTGAACCAGCACAGTTTGAGACACAATGGTGTGATTTAATGATTAAGTACAACCTTACTAGTAACAGCTGGCTGTCTGATATGTACAACCTCAGATCAGATTAG